A genomic stretch from Canis lupus familiaris isolate Mischka breed German Shepherd chromosome 17, alternate assembly UU_Cfam_GSD_1.0, whole genome shotgun sequence includes:
- the POMC gene encoding pro-opiomelanocortin, with product MPRSCCSRPGALLLALLLQASVEVSGWCLESSQCQDLTTESNLLACIRACKPDLSAETPVLPGNGDEQPLAENPRKYVMGHFRWDRFGRRNGSAGQKREEEEVAAGGGRAPLPAGGPGPRGDGGELGLQEGKRSYSMEHFRWGKPVGKKRRPVKVYPNGAEDESAEAFPVEFKRELAGQRLEPALGPEGPAAGVAALADLEYGLVAEAGAAEKKDDGPYKMEHFRWGSPPKDKRYGGFMSSERSQTPLVTLFKNAIIKNAHKKGQ from the exons ATGCCGAGATCATGCTGCAGCCGCCCAGGGGCCCTGCTGCTGGCCTTGCTGCTTCAGGCCTCTGTGGAAGTGAGTGGCTGGTGCCTGGAGAGCAGCCAGTGTCAGGACCTCACCACGGAAAGTAACCTGCTG GCGTGCATCCGGGCCTGCAAGCCCGACCTCTCCGCCGAGACGCCCGTGCTCCCCGGCAACGGCGACGAGCAGCCGCTGGCTGAGAACCCCCGGAAGTACGTCATGGGCCACTTCCGCTGGGACCGGTTTGGCCGCCGCAATGGCAGCGCGGGCCAGAAGCGCGAGGAAGAAGAGGTGGCGGCGGGCGGAGGCCGCGCCCCGCTGCCCGCGGGCGGCCCGGGGCCCCGCGGCGACGGTGGCGAGCTCGGCCTGCAAGAGGGCAAGCGCTCCTACTCCATGGAGCACTTCCGCTGGGGCAAGCCGGTGGGCAAGAAGCGGCGCCCGGTGAAGGTGTACCCCAACGGCGCTGAGGACGAGTCGGCCGAGGCCTTCCCCGTCGAGTTCAAGAGGGAGCTGGCCGGGCAGCGGCTGGAGCCGGCGCTCGGCCCCGAGGGCCCGGCCGCGGGCGTGGCGGCGCTGGCCGACCTGGAGTACGGCCTGGTGGCGGAGGCCGGGGCGGCCGAGAAGAAGGACGACGGGCCCTACAAGATGGAGCACTTCCGCTGGGGCAGCCCGCCCAAGGACAAGCGCTACGGCGGCTTCATGAGCTCGGAGAGGAGCCAGACGCCCCTGGTGACGCTGTTCAAAAACGCCATCATCAAGAACGCCCACAAGAAGGGCCAGTGA